One Tolypothrix bouteillei VB521301 DNA window includes the following coding sequences:
- the pgsA gene encoding CDP-diacylglycerol--glycerol-3-phosphate 3-phosphatidyltransferase codes for MTLPNWITFSRLIGIPFLLYLLYSPEPKLQWICVAIFLVASLTDWLDGYLARKLNQISDLGKFLDPLVDKFLVLAPLLVLIELGRVPAWGVFLILARELAIAGWRVSQPKVTGANIWGKLKTVSQIIAIALLIAPLPEWRLIALVAFWISVTLTLISGIIYLLPTNNSDTTDSQKTEIEKN; via the coding sequence ATGACTTTACCAAACTGGATTACCTTCTCTCGCTTAATAGGGATACCATTTCTGCTGTATCTTTTGTACAGCCCAGAACCTAAATTGCAATGGATTTGTGTCGCAATTTTTCTGGTTGCTTCTCTAACAGATTGGTTGGATGGTTATTTAGCCCGAAAACTCAATCAAATTAGCGATTTGGGTAAGTTTCTCGATCCGTTGGTAGATAAGTTTTTGGTACTCGCACCTTTACTCGTGTTGATTGAGCTAGGAAGAGTTCCTGCTTGGGGTGTGTTTCTTATCTTGGCACGAGAGTTGGCGATCGCTGGTTGGCGCGTGAGTCAACCCAAAGTCACGGGAGCCAATATTTGGGGAAAACTCAAAACTGTCAGTCAAATTATAGCGATCGCACTTTTAATTGCTCCTTTACCTGAATGGCGTTTGATTGCTCTTGTCGCTTTTTGGATTTCCGTTACTCTGACGTTAATTTCTGGGATTATTTATCTTTTACCGACAAATAATAGTGACACGACAGACAGCCAGAAAACTGAGATTGAGAAAAATTGA
- a CDS encoding type II toxin-antitoxin system HicB family antitoxin translates to MKLHYSIIIQWSTEDCKYIVSLPEFGPYAHTHGNTYAEALKNGEEVLELLIEEYQAQGKALPEPLTANTAFQFA, encoded by the coding sequence ATGAAACTTCATTACAGCATTATTATTCAATGGTCAACAGAGGATTGTAAATACATTGTCAGCTTACCAGAGTTCGGTCCCTACGCACACACTCACGGCAATACCTATGCTGAAGCACTCAAAAATGGTGAAGAAGTTCTAGAACTTTTGATAGAAGAATACCAAGCACAAGGAAAAGCACTACCAGAACCATTGACTGCAAACACTGCTTTTCAGTTTGCTTGA